A region of the Cyanobium usitatum str. Tous genome:
GCAGCTTCTGCAGCTTTGGCTTCAGCTGCTTCCTTGACAGCTTGCTTGGCTGCAGCTTCGCGGGCATCAGCCTGCTTTTGCTTGCCAACAACCTCGGCAGGGCGCACTGTCTTCTCGATCAGACCACCCTTCTCCAGCAAGGAGCGCACAGTGTCGGTGGGTTGGGCCCCATGGCTGAGGCGAGTGCGGATCGCCTCGGTGTCGAGACGGGTCTCTTTGGTACGGGGGTTGTAGAAGCCCAGCTCCTCAAGCGGACGTCCGTCGCGGCGAGAGGTGCTGTTTGTGGCCACGAGGCGGAAACTCGCTTCCCGCTTCTTTCCAAACCGCTTCAGGCGGAGCTTGATCATCGTGGCCTTGCGCTAGGTGTCCAAACAAGCAATGTACCCGGTCGGGTGCTCATAGCTGCCCGAACCCCTTGCGTTTCTTGGCGGGCTTGGCAACTCTTTGCCCCGCCCCACCGCCACCCATGGGACCGGGCATGCCGGGCATTCCGGGCATACCCCCCATTCCGGGCATTCCTGGCATCCCGGGCATGCCGCCGCCGCGGGTCATCTGCTGCATGAAGCCGCGCATCTTCTGGAAATCGGCCAGCACCTTGTCCACCTCGGCCGAGCTGTGGCCGCAGCCAGAGGCGATGCGGCGCCGGCGGGAGGGTTGGGAGGCCAGCAGCTCCGGTTGCTGGCGCTCGACCTCAGTCATTGAGCCAATCATCGCCTCGATCTTCTTGAGCTGAACCTCGCCTTGCTGGAGCATGCCGTCGTCAATTTTGTTCATGCCCGGGATCAGCTTCATCAGCCCGCCCAGGGAGCCCATGCGCCGGATCATGCGCATCTGCTGCAGAAAATCGGAGAAGTCGAAGCTGGCTTCCTGGAGTTTTTGCTGCATGCGGGCCACGTCGGCCAGCTCCACCTCCTTGGTGGCCTTCTCCACCAGGGTGAGCACGTCGCCCATGCCGAGGATGCGGCTTGCCATCCGCTCGGGATGGAAGGGCTGGAGCGCCTCTACCTTCTCGCCGGTGCCGATGAACTTGATCGGCGCACCGCTCACCTTGCGGATTGAGAGGGCTGCACCGCCGCGGGAGTCGCCGTCGAGCTTGGTGAGCACGGCTCCGGTGATGCCCACCTGCTCGTGGAAGGCCCGGGTGAGATCGGCGGCCTCCTGGCCGATCATCGAATCCACCACCAGCAGCACCTCGTCGGGCTGCACGGCCTGACGGATCCGCACCATCTCCTCCATCATCGACGTGTCGATTTGGAGTCGGCCGGCGGTGTCTACCAGCACCGTGTCGAAGCCCTCCTCGCGGGCCTTGGCGATGCCGGCGGCGGCGATGTCCTCGGGCTTGGCATCGGTGCCAAGGCTGAATACCTCCACGCCGATTTGGGCGCCCAGGGTTTTCAGCTGCTCAATGGCGGCAGGTCGGTAGACGTCTGCCCCCACCAGCAGGGCCTTGCGCCCCTGCTCCTTGAGGTGCAGGCCGAGCTTGGCGGTGGCGGTGGTTTTGCCGGCGCCCTGCAGGCCGGCCATCAGCACCACCGAGGGTGCACCGGGCTTGCCACCTGCGGCCAGGGGGGCGTTTTCGCCGCCCATGGTTTCAACCAGCTGCTCGTGCACCAGCTGGATAAATTTCTGATCCGGGCTGACGCCCCGCACCACCTCGGCGCCCACGGCCTTGCGGCGCACCTCTTCAACGAAGTCCTGAACTACCGGCAGGCTCACATCCGCCTCCAGCAGGGCTCGACGCACCTGCTTGAGCGCGCCTTCCACGTTGGTTTCGGTGATTGCGGCCTGCCCTCTCAGGCTCTTAACCGCCTCTTCAAATCGCTGCGAAAGCTCGTCAAACATCTCGGTGCCACTCCGGGGCCAGGGGTTGGGGCCTGGGCCCCATATTCAAACGATCGTAAAAACCAGTCCGGCTGGTCAAGGAGCTTTCTGGAAGCTCACCAGGCGCCAGATACCCCCGTCGCGGCCAAATACGTAGAGGTTGCGAAGCTTCATCTTGCTGGGCTCGCCTTGAGGATCCCCCTTGGCGTTGAGCCGCTGATCGGTGTAGCTCAGCCCCACCGTGGCGGCGATGCGGTTGGCGTCTCGCTCGTTGATCACCAGATTGGTGATGTTGGTGCTGATGGTCTGGGTTTCGCCGCGGGCCTGGTCGGCGTCGCGCTCTGAGGCAAGTCGATCCAGCTGACTTGGCCGGGCCAGCACTTCCAGGGGAATGCGACTGTCTTTGCCTGCCAGGATCGCTGCCTTGGCGTCGAGCCATGCTTCGAGCAAGGCCTGCACCTGGGCTTCGCTCGGCGCTTCCTCCCGCAGGGGCAGGCTGGGCTCGGCGGCAAGGGTGGCCTTGACGGGAAGGGGGGGCTTGCTGGGAACAGCAGGTGGGGCGACCGGTTGCACCACGATGGGAGTGCGACCTGGGCCGGGGGCGGGAGAGCGCAGCCTCACAAACGAGGCGACGGCCAGCAGTGCCACCCCGGCTGCCACTGCCACTCCGGTAGTTGTGCGGCGCGACGGCCACTCCCACGGCAACTGCAACTGCCACTGGGGCATGCGCTCCATCCAGGAGGCAGGACCATGGCTATCCCAGGCTTCGCGCAGGCTCTCGAGCCAGGCCGTCCCATCCCAGTCCCACTGCTCGTCTTCGTCTTCCTGTTCCAGGAAGCCGCCGCTGGCGCTGGCTGGGGCCGCGCTAATCGGGGCAAGACCCAGGTCCCAGGCAAGGGCGCTTTCGGCGGTCGCTGGCAATCGCTCTGAGGGGCTGTCGTGCTGCTCGACGTAGGCCTGTACGTCGCGGTCGGCGAAGTAGGCCTCCAGATCCGGATCAGCCTCCAGATCGCGATAGCCGGGCAACACATCACGCGCCAGCCAGTCGCGGCAGTAGGCGCAGAGTTGGGCTAGTGAATCGCTGCTTTGCTGCTCGGCCCAGCGCTTCAGCTCAGGGGTTGCGCCCTGCTCGAAGGCGCTGCGGGCTTTGTCCACCTGACCAAGCAGCAGGTGCAGGCAGGCCAGCAGCGGTTGTAGTCCGTCCTGACCGCTGGCCTCCAGCCGCTCGCGGGCCGCGGCGATGCGCTCGGGCTTGCGTTGGGCAAAGCCGGAGGCGGTGAGGGCGGTGCTTGCCAAAAAGTCGGCAGCCGCAGAGGCATCTGCCCAGCGACTGAACAAATCCACCTGCTCCTGCACCGTCAGGAAGGCACGGATCTGCTTAAAAAAGGCCTGAAATTCCTCCGGGCCCATTCTCGGGTCACCGAAACCCTCCAGTCCGCCCCGGCGGGCCACCAGCTCTTCAAGCAGGGTCAGACCCTCGGCCCTTTCCGCCTGGGCCGTGAGGTTGCGGCTGAGTAGGTCCAGCACTCGGTAGGGCCGCAAACCATCGAGCTCGTCGCTGAGTTGCTGGCGAATGGCTGGTAATTGGCCCATCCGCTGCAGCAGCTGCTGGCCCTGCTGCAGGGTCTGGGCGGCGGCCTCGTAGCGCCGCTGCTGGTGCAGGTCGACGGCGGCCGCCAGACAGCAGAGGCCAGCTAGCAGGGCCAGGTCGGCCTCGCGGCTGCTGCCCAGCGCTGGCGTCTGAGGTGGCTGCAGGGCCCGGTAGGCGAGCTCGAAGCTTTCGAAGGCTTGACCCGCTTCGAGCAACAGCAGCAGGCCGCCCACCTCCTTGCTGGTGGGCACATCCAGGGCAGGCATCAGCGCTGGCCCGCTACCGGCTAGCGCCGTCAGGTCGGATTCGTAGGCTTGGCGCCGGCTGCTGTCGCTGAGCAGGTCGGCGCTGGCGCGTAGTAGTTCCTCACGGGCTAGCAGGGTTTCCTGGGTAAATCCCTGATCTGGCGCCCGGTCGATGCGTTGCTGCAGGGTGCGCAATAGGGATTGCAAGTCCGTGGTCGGGTTGACTCCGAGCAACCGGAAATGATCGATCGGCAGTTCCAATCCAGGCCCTTCACTGGTGGCTGACTGTAGGCAGGGTCAGCGGTTGTGGCACAGATTGTCAGCTGCTGCGCGAACAGACCTCGTACAGTTGGGCAATGACGCAGGCGGACATGGGCCACGACATTGCGGCGGCACCTGGATCAGCTTCTGGAGCACCGACCTGTTCAGCCGACGTCACCAGTTTGGTGGGGGCTCACGCTGAGCGCCTCGAGAACCTTTACCCATCCGTGCCTGCCACGGTGAATCGCGAGGAGGGCTTGATGCTCTACCGCGATATGACCCTGGGTCGGCGCTTTGAGGACAAGTGCGCGGAGATGTATTACCGCGGCAAAATGTTTGGCTTTGTGCACCTCTACAACGGCCAAGAGGCCGTAAGTACGGGCGTGATCAAGGCGATGAAGCTGCAGCACGACTGGTTTTGCAGCACCTACCGCGACCACGTGCACGCCCTGAGCTGCGGCGTGCCGGCCCGCGAGGTTATGAGCGAGCTGTTCGGTAAGGAAACCGGCTGCAGCAAGGGCCGCGGCGGCTCCATGCACCTTTTTTCCAAGGAGCACCACCTACTGGGGGGCTATGCCTTCATCGGTGAAGGGATTCCCGTGGCCCTAGGAGCTGCCTTCACCAGCCGCTACAAGCGCGATGCCCTGGGCGATGCCAGCAGCGACTCTGTTACCGCTGCCTTCTTCGGTGATGGCACCTGCAACATTGGCCAGTTTTATGAGTGCCTAAACATGGCGGCGCTTTGGAAGTTGCCGATTCTGTTTGTGGTCGAGAACAACAAGTGGGCCATCGGCATGGACCACAACCGCGCCACCAGCGATCCGGAGATTTGGCGCAAAGCCGCTGCCTTTGGCATGGCCGGAGAGGAGGTGGATGGCATGGACGTGCTGGCGGTGCGTGCCGCCGCCCAGCGGGCCGTTGAGAGGGCCAGGGCCGGAGAGGGCCCCACCCTGCTGGAGTGCCTCACCTACCGCTTCCGCGGCCATTCCCTGGCTGACCCCGACGAGCTGCGCGAAGAGGCCGAGAAGGAGTTTTGGGCCAAGCGCGATCCGATCAAATCCCTTGCCGCCCGCTTGATCGAGCAGGGATTGGCTACGGCCGAGGAGCTCAAGGCGATCGAGAAGGAGATCGATGCCGAAGTGGCTGATTGCGTCGAATTCGCCCTAGCGGCTCCCGAACCCAAGCCGGAAGAGCTCACCCGCTACATCTGGGCGGAAGACTGATACCCGTGCCTTAAAGCGTGGTGGGAGTGCGGCGGGTGAGGTTGCGCAGCTTGCGCAGGGCTTTGAGTTCTACCTGGCGCACCCGCTCCCGGGACACATCGAGCCGCCGGCCGATCTCCGCCAGGGTTTGACGCTCCTCTCCCTCTAGCCCGAAGCGCAGTTGCAGCACCTGACGCTCTTG
Encoded here:
- the pdhA gene encoding pyruvate dehydrogenase (acetyl-transferring) E1 component subunit alpha, whose protein sequence is MTQADMGHDIAAAPGSASGAPTCSADVTSLVGAHAERLENLYPSVPATVNREEGLMLYRDMTLGRRFEDKCAEMYYRGKMFGFVHLYNGQEAVSTGVIKAMKLQHDWFCSTYRDHVHALSCGVPAREVMSELFGKETGCSKGRGGSMHLFSKEHHLLGGYAFIGEGIPVALGAAFTSRYKRDALGDASSDSVTAAFFGDGTCNIGQFYECLNMAALWKLPILFVVENNKWAIGMDHNRATSDPEIWRKAAAFGMAGEEVDGMDVLAVRAAAQRAVERARAGEGPTLLECLTYRFRGHSLADPDELREEAEKEFWAKRDPIKSLAARLIEQGLATAEELKAIEKEIDAEVADCVEFALAAPEPKPEELTRYIWAED
- the rpsP gene encoding 30S ribosomal protein S16, producing MIKLRLKRFGKKREASFRLVATNSTSRRDGRPLEELGFYNPRTKETRLDTEAIRTRLSHGAQPTDTVRSLLEKGGLIEKTVRPAEVVGKQKQADAREAAAKQAVKEAAEAKAAEAAAAAEAKAAAEAAAAEEATTEAAATAEA
- a CDS encoding IMS domain-containing protein, with translation MELPIDHFRLLGVNPTTDLQSLLRTLQQRIDRAPDQGFTQETLLAREELLRASADLLSDSSRRQAYESDLTALAGSGPALMPALDVPTSKEVGGLLLLLEAGQAFESFELAYRALQPPQTPALGSSREADLALLAGLCCLAAAVDLHQQRRYEAAAQTLQQGQQLLQRMGQLPAIRQQLSDELDGLRPYRVLDLLSRNLTAQAERAEGLTLLEELVARRGGLEGFGDPRMGPEEFQAFFKQIRAFLTVQEQVDLFSRWADASAAADFLASTALTASGFAQRKPERIAAARERLEASGQDGLQPLLACLHLLLGQVDKARSAFEQGATPELKRWAEQQSSDSLAQLCAYCRDWLARDVLPGYRDLEADPDLEAYFADRDVQAYVEQHDSPSERLPATAESALAWDLGLAPISAAPASASGGFLEQEDEDEQWDWDGTAWLESLREAWDSHGPASWMERMPQWQLQLPWEWPSRRTTTGVAVAAGVALLAVASFVRLRSPAPGPGRTPIVVQPVAPPAVPSKPPLPVKATLAAEPSLPLREEAPSEAQVQALLEAWLDAKAAILAGKDSRIPLEVLARPSQLDRLASERDADQARGETQTISTNITNLVINERDANRIAATVGLSYTDQRLNAKGDPQGEPSKMKLRNLYVFGRDGGIWRLVSFQKAP
- the ffh gene encoding signal recognition particle protein; translation: MFDELSQRFEEAVKSLRGQAAITETNVEGALKQVRRALLEADVSLPVVQDFVEEVRRKAVGAEVVRGVSPDQKFIQLVHEQLVETMGGENAPLAAGGKPGAPSVVLMAGLQGAGKTTATAKLGLHLKEQGRKALLVGADVYRPAAIEQLKTLGAQIGVEVFSLGTDAKPEDIAAAGIAKAREEGFDTVLVDTAGRLQIDTSMMEEMVRIRQAVQPDEVLLVVDSMIGQEAADLTRAFHEQVGITGAVLTKLDGDSRGGAALSIRKVSGAPIKFIGTGEKVEALQPFHPERMASRILGMGDVLTLVEKATKEVELADVARMQQKLQEASFDFSDFLQQMRMIRRMGSLGGLMKLIPGMNKIDDGMLQQGEVQLKKIEAMIGSMTEVERQQPELLASQPSRRRRIASGCGHSSAEVDKVLADFQKMRGFMQQMTRGGGMPGMPGMPGMGGMPGMPGMPGPMGGGGAGQRVAKPAKKRKGFGQL